In Juglans microcarpa x Juglans regia isolate MS1-56 chromosome 8D, Jm3101_v1.0, whole genome shotgun sequence, the following are encoded in one genomic region:
- the LOC121242274 gene encoding receptor-like protein 15: MTSLNVLTISNCGLNGSLPIVQGLCELMNLRELDLSHNNFEGILPSCLANRFNGSIDHLSPLPSLKSLEYLDLSHNYFNPITFSSFFNLSKLEVIFSDDNNLVDETDLSQRWVPGFQLKAFSCSRCLSTKSGRITPRFLHYQFDLQVLQLPHNNLPGQFPTWLLENNTRLEVLNLRNNSFTGTLQLPNHYIPNLLTLDISFNNIQGPIPTTFGLVFPNLELLNISKNDFEGVIPFSFGNLASLTYLDMSSNNFSGTIPENLTMGCSSLFYLRMSKNHLSGQLFPANSNLTALDSLYLDNNHFSGEISHGISNLTNLEVIDFSNNNLLGMLPRWMGNKTPLVDIAIAKNQLEGPIPVELCNLKSLSFFDLSHNNLSGSISSCSNWSEIRHVHLNKNRLTGPITSAFKGCSTLVTLNLRDNYLTGNIPDWIGNLSSLSILLLKANYLQGKIPFQICLLENLSLLDLSNNSFSGQIPHCLSNITFEPTSRKSKISDHGIISSIGFNMSSFLQSTLIMNKDGKLVYDYPYYMLPSVEILQEVEFSTKNRILSYKGDVLNYMSGIDLSCNKLEGEIPPELGDLSRIHALNLSFNNLTGSIPTSFSKLNQIESLDLSNNNLDGIIPPQLVELNSLAVFNVAHNNFWGTTPERKAQFGTFDESSYEGNPLLCGPPLHKACTKIQPPSNIPTDDKGDEACGFMDLELFYVSFAVSYMTMLLGIVAILYINPHWRWAWFNFVELCISTCYYFVGINTRKRSSFQIV; encoded by the exons ATGACTTCCCTTAATGTATTGACAATATCAAACTGTGGACTCAATGGAAGTTTGCCCATCGTTCAAG GCTTGTGTGAGCTTATGAATCTACGAGAGTTAGATCTCAGCCATAACAATTTTGAAGGGATACTGCCTTCATGTTTGGCAAATCGCTTTAATGGAAGCATTGATCATCTCTCCCCACTACCTAGTTTGAAGTCACTTGAGTACCTTGATTTATCACATAACTACTTCAACCCAATCACATTCTCCTCATTTTTTAATCTCTCAAAGCTTGAGGTCATATTTAGTGACGACAACAACCTGGTGGATGAAACTGATCTGTCTCAAAGATGGGTTCCTGGCTTCCAATTAAAGGCTTTCAGTTGTTCAAGGTGCTTATCTACCAAGTCTGGTAGAATAACTCCGAGATTCCTTCATTATCAGTTCGACTTGCAAGTACTACAACTCCCTCACAACAATTTGCCAGGACAATTCCCCACATGGTTGCTAGAAAACAATACAAGGTTGGAGGTTCTTAATTTGAGAAATAACTCTTTTACAGGCACTTTGCAGCTGCCCAATCATTATATTCCCAACCTTTTGACTTtagatatttcatttaataatatacAAGGTCCAATTCCAACTACCTTTGGTTTAGTTTTTCCAAATCTAGAgcttttaaatatttctaaaaatgacTTTGAAGGTgttattcctttttcttttggtaattTGGCCTCCTTAACATATTTAGACATGTCCAGCAATAATTTTTCTGGAACAATTCCAGAGAATTTGACAATGGGTTGCTCCTCCTTATTCTACCTTAGAATGTCCAAAAATCATTTGAGTGGCCAATTATTTCCTGCCAATTCGAATCTAACAGCCCTAGATTCTTTATATTTGGACAACAACCACTTTTCAGGAGAGATCTCACATGGCATATCTAATCTAACGAACTTGGAAGTAATTGATTTcagtaataataatttgttaggGATGCTTCCAAGATGGATGGGGAACAAGACGCCATTGGTAGATATTGCTATCGCAAAAAACCAGCTTGAAGGTCCCATTCCAGTTGAGTTATGTAACTTGAAATCCCTTTCATTTTTTGACCTGTCCCATAACAATCTATCTGGCTCTATATCCTCTTGCTCCAACTGGTCCGAGATCAGACAtgttcatttaaataaaaacaggCTAACCGGTCCCATAACCAGTGCATTCAAGGGTTGCTCTACTTTAGTCACTCTAAATCTTAGAGATAACTACCTTACTGGCAACATTCCAGATTGGATCGGCAACCTTTCAAGTTTGAGCATTCTTCTCTTGAAAGCAAATTATTTACAGGGAAAAATTCCATTTCAAATATGTCTTTTAGAAAACCTAAGTTTGTTGGATCTTTCCAACAATAGTTTTTCTGGTCAAATACCTCATTGCTTGAGTAACATTACATTTGAGCCAACCAGcagaaaatctaaaatatcagATCATGGCATTATCTCTTCCATTGGTTTCAACATGTCTTCATTCTTGCAATCTACATTGATAATGAACAAAGACGGCAAACTTGTTTACGATTATCCATATTATATGTTACCAAGTGTGGAAATACTACAAGAAGTGGAATTctcaacaaaaaatagaattctcTCCTACAAAGGTGACGTTCTCAACTACATGTCTGGGATTGACCTCTCTTGCAACAAATTAGAAGGAGAAATTCCACCCGAGCTTGGAGACCTGAGTCGAATCCATGCGTTGAACCTGTCGTTCAATAATCTAACTGGATCAATCCCCACCTCATTCTCGAAACTTAATCAAATTGAGAGTTTGGATCTATCCAATAATAATTTGGATGGTATTATTCCCCCACAATTGGTAGAGCTTAACTCTTTGGCCGTCTTCAATGTGGCACACAATAACTTTTGGGGAACAACACCAGAAAGAAAAGCTCAGTTCGGTACCTTTGATGAAAGCAGTTACGAGGGAAATCCTCTCCTGTGTGGACCTCCACTGCATAAGGCTTGCACTAAAATTCAACCACCATCTAACATTCCAACTGATGACAAGGGAGATGAAGCTTGTGGTTTTATGGACTTGGAACTTTTCTACGTTAGCTTTGCAGTGTCTTACATGACAATGTTGCTTGGAATTGTTGCTATTCTCTATATAAATCCGCACTGGCGATGGGCGTGGTTTAACTTTGTTGAATTATGCATCTCCACTTGCTACTATTTTGTTGGGATCAACACTCGTAAGCGATCTAGCTTTCAAATTGTGTAG